Proteins found in one Macrobrachium nipponense isolate FS-2020 chromosome 35, ASM1510439v2, whole genome shotgun sequence genomic segment:
- the LOC135208267 gene encoding uncharacterized protein LOC135208267: MDGNSMFRIWQCLILATLAVGGSCVMFANSLSRVGRLDGNVTATVKADRGVLSCIMTCSDLNAAVSDRCRAFNFHKPGATCEILSSALCDGSDNKTLITTDSSWRYYDLTNDLDEDNAVTFKDKPVCTEFGKCSGKCSRQINQSCTHDEQCLQVAETTQCTAVGSSPGICKCEGSYWAYNSSLCLPEISFKSLKTDWLWKMIVNSMCEVKVTLTISAPLQLRLQIGADYYTGSSYYGIHLGYPNTSSSLIVRDGSSVQVVLTPGLLSGQPQNFTIKWCSAAIRFGKEGEAPFLSWTDTTPITPIRGMGFYTTGYASYIFQQNLVDPYYPYSQERGEIRTNGYHWHTVRITPDGSPVNSITDFTFKCKTLYGFTVRLGKFDGGYSYQIQIGRNYNNQSAIYSQRHNQDVQVVTSSGILSSSVYRDFWIKFVGRTITFGRVGYSATLNWSESIDFSLTHISLYSWRNQYGYFSTDSFPQFHDYPHGAYV; the protein is encoded by the exons ATGGACGGGAATTCGATGTTCAGAATTTGGCAGTGTCTTATTTTAGCTACCCTGGCAGTGGGTGGTTCTTGTGTGATGTTCGCAAATTCTCTCTCACGAGTGGGACGTTTGGATGGCAACGTCACTGCAACCGTCAAGGCTGACCGTGGGGTACTTTCTTGCATAATGACCTGCAGCGATCTGAACGCTGCTGTTAGCGACAGGTGCAGAGCTTTCAATTTTCAC AAACCAGGAGCCACCTGCGAGATCTTGTCGTCGGCCCTTTGCGATGGCAGCGATAACAAGACCCTCATCACCACTGACTCTTCTTGGAGATACTACGACTTAACCAACGATCTGGATGAG GACAATGCAGTGACCTTCAAAGACAAACCTGTGTGCACAGAGTTCGGGAAATGTTCTGGCAAATGCA GCCGCCAAATCAATCAAAGCTGCACTCACGACGAGCAATGTTTACAAGTGGCTGAGACGACCCAATGTACGGCAGTTGGAAGTTCTCCTGGGATTTGTAAATGTGAAGGCAGCTACTGGGCCTACAACTCTTCCCTCTGCCTCCCCGAAATAA GCTTCAAATCCTTGAAGACAGACTGGCTGTGGAAGATGATCGTCAACAGTATGTGTGAGGTGAAGGTCACATTAACGATTTCAGCACCTTTACAGTTAAGGCTTCAAATTGGGGCTGATTACTACACCGGCTCCAGTTACTATGGAATAC ACCTGGGATATCCGAACACTTCAAGCTCCCTGATCGTCAGAGATGGGTCTTCAGTACAAGTGGTTTTGACACCAGGACTACTCAGCGGCCAACCCCAGAACTTCACAATCAAATGGTGCAGTGCAGCGATCAG GTTTGGCAAAGAAGGCGAAGCTCCCTTCCTGTCCTGGACCGATACTACTCCCATAACCCCTATACGAGGAATGGGGTTCTATACCACTGGTTACGCGAGTTACATTTTCCAACAAAATCTTGTTGATCCGTACTACCCATACAGTCAAGAAAGAGGAG AAATACGCACAAACGGGTACCATTGGCATACCGTGAGGATTACGCCAGATGGAAGCCCCGTTAACAGCATTACTGATTTCACTTTCAAATGCAAAACGTTATACGGTTTCACGGTTAGACTGGGAAAATTTGACGGTGGATACAGCTACCAGATAC AAATCGGTAGAAACTATAATAATCAGTCGGCTATATATAGCCAGCGTCATAACCAAGATGTCCAAGTTGTCACTTCCTCAGGCATCCTCAGCAGCTCTGTGTACAGGGATTTCTGGATCAAATTCGTAGGACGAACGATTAC ATTCGGTCGTGTTGGTTATTCTGCAACGTTGAACTGGAGCGAGTCCATCGACTTCAGCCTGACCCACATTAGCCTTTATTCATGGCGTAACCAGTATGGGTACTTCAGCACGGATTCCTTCCCCCAGTTTCACGACTATCCGCACGGGGCTTACGTCTAA